The genomic DNA AAATGCCATCAGCAGCCTTGTGACCGTCACCTGGGATTTGGATATCCTCACTATTTTTCAAGCAATCTTTATAGTTCTTTTGCATATCAAACATTTGATCTTGCGTTAAGTTTGTCTTCACATTCTTTTGAATTGCTGTTAACACATCACCATAACCTGTTAAAGAAGAGAAGCTTGCACCTTTTTTGATAACACCTTGCATCACTTGACGTTGGCGCATTTGACGACCAAAGTCACCACGTGGGTCTTGTTTACGCATACGTGTGAATGCTAGAGCTTGATCACCTGTTAAATGAATATTTCCTTTCGCAAAATGATTTCCATCCTGCGTAAATTCTAAATCATTAGTTACATCTACTCCACCGACTGCATCAACGATATCTTTAAAGCCTTCCATGTTCACTTCAATATAATAATTAATAGGAACATTCAAGAAGTTTTCTACGGTCGCTACAGACATATCTACTCCGCCGAATGCATAAGC from Bacillus basilensis includes the following:
- the lytR gene encoding transcription antiterminator LytR, whose product is MKKKILFWVLGILGVLIIGGGIYAYNVYSSVSNTLKEVHQPLKRDQNNNKVGEKVSKSEPVSILLLGADERGDDKGRSDSLMVITLNPKNNSMKTVSIPRDTYTEIVGKGKSDKINHAYAFGGVDMSVATVENFLNVPINYYIEVNMEGFKDIVDAVGGVDVTNDLEFTQDGNHFAKGNIHLTGDQALAFTRMRKQDPRGDFGRQMRQRQVMQGVIKKGASFSSLTGYGDVLTAIQKNVKTNLTQDQMFDMQKNYKDCLKNSEDIQIPGDGHKAADGIWYYYVPDAAKQDLTNKLKTHLEVTK